The Carassius carassius chromosome 34, fCarCar2.1, whole genome shotgun sequence genome has a segment encoding these proteins:
- the LOC132114747 gene encoding elongation of very long chain fatty acids protein 7-like, producing MVFHEFTSTAAQLYDKWIQDGDPRTKDWLLMSSPLPQTLIIVFYIYFVMSLGPRLMENRKPFDLKRVLVIYNFSVVAYSLYMCYEFVMSGWGTGYSFGCDLVDFSQSPKAMRMAWTCWLYYFSKFIEMLDTIFFVLRKKHNQVTFLHVYHHSIMPFTWWFGVRFSPGGLGTFHALLNCIVHVIMYTYYGLSALGPAYQKFLWWKKYLTSVQLIQFVIITCHISQYFFMKDCPYQYPIFIYIIALYGIIFIFLFLNFWYHAYTKGKRLPKVLQNTAMQQNNNDMHHKRD from the exons ATGGTGTTCCATGAGTTCACATCCACAGCTGCACAGCTGTATGACAAGTGGATCCAAGATGGAG ACCCCAGGACTAAAGACTGGCTGCTCATGTCCTCGCCGCTCCCACAAAcacttattattgtattttacatCTACTTTGTGATGTCATTGGGGCCCAGATTAATGGAGAACAGGAAACCATTCGATCTGAAGCGGGTCCTCGTCATCTATAATTTCAGCGTTGTGGCTTATTCTCTTTACATGTGTTATGAG TTTGTGATGTCAGGCTGGGGAACAGGGTATTCATTCGGCTGTGATCTGGTAGACTTCTCTCAATCGCCAAAAGCCATGAGG ATGGCATGGACTTGCTGGCTCTATTACTTCTCTAAGTTCATTGAGATGTTGGACACA ATTTTCTTTGTACTACGGAAAAAGCATAATCAGGTGACCTTCCTACACGTTTACCATCATTCCATCATGCCTTTCACTTGGTGGTTTGGAGTTCGGTTTTCTCCAG GTGGTTTGGGGACATTTCACGCCCTTCTAAACTGCATCGTTCATGTCATCATGTATACATATTATGGACTGTCAGCTCTGGGCCCTGCCTACCAGAAGTTTTTATGGTGGAAAAAGTATTTGACTTCAGTCCAGCTT ATCCAGTTTGTCATCATAACCTGTCATATTAGCCAGTACTTCTTCATGAAAGACTGTCCTTACCAGTACCCTATATTCATCTACATCATTGCTCTGTATGGcatcatcttcatcttcctcttcctcaacTTCTGGTACCATGCATACACAAAAGGCAAAAGGCTTCCTAAAGTCCTGCAAAACACAGCCATGCAGCAGAACAACAATGACATGCACCACAAGAGAGATTAA